A region of Sphingomonas sp. DNA encodes the following proteins:
- a CDS encoding type II toxin-antitoxin system CcdA family antitoxin, protein MTRLNVKANRTRTIKIPPRAELVDEAKRLNVDISEACERGLVEHVSNAWRKENRGAIEDCNRYVEENGLPLARYRLF, encoded by the coding sequence ATGACCAGGCTCAATGTGAAGGCCAACCGGACGAGGACGATCAAGATACCGCCGCGGGCCGAATTGGTCGATGAGGCGAAACGGCTCAACGTCGATATTTCCGAAGCGTGCGAGCGCGGCCTCGTGGAACATGTGTCCAATGCATGGCGGAAGGAAAACCGGGGCGCGATCGAAGACTGCAACAGGTACGTTGAAGAAAACGGCCTGCCCCTTGCGCGTTATCGGCTTTTCTGA
- a CDS encoding HesA/MoeB/ThiF family protein codes for MSLTDAQLDRYARHIVLREIGGAGQVKLLAASVAVIGAGGVGSPAIQYLATAGIGRLRVIDDDAVSLDNLQRQVLFGTGDVGRGKAEVAGEAVARLNPDTRFVGVAARLTADNVAELIGEVDLVLDGCDNFATRLAVSDHCTAARIPLVSAAIGRFQAQVGTFRGWEADRPCYRCFVGDAFDADDCDTCAELGVLGAMAGIAGSFATMEAIRALVGFGDDAAGKLHIFDGLKPAMRTVRIAKDPACRGCSGQG; via the coding sequence ATGAGCCTCACCGACGCCCAGCTCGATCGCTATGCCCGGCACATCGTGCTGCGGGAGATCGGCGGCGCCGGGCAGGTGAAGCTGCTCGCCGCGTCGGTCGCGGTGATCGGCGCGGGCGGGGTCGGATCGCCGGCCATCCAATATCTCGCCACCGCCGGGATCGGGCGGCTGCGGGTGATCGACGACGATGCGGTCAGCCTCGACAATCTCCAGCGCCAGGTGCTGTTCGGCACCGGCGACGTGGGACGCGGCAAGGCCGAGGTGGCCGGCGAGGCGGTGGCGCGGCTCAATCCCGACACACGCTTCGTGGGGGTGGCGGCGCGGCTGACGGCGGACAATGTAGCCGAGCTGATCGGCGAGGTCGATCTGGTCCTCGACGGCTGCGACAATTTCGCTACCCGGCTGGCCGTGTCCGACCATTGCACCGCCGCGCGCATCCCGCTTGTTTCGGCCGCGATCGGGCGCTTCCAGGCGCAGGTCGGCACCTTTCGGGGTTGGGAAGCGGACCGGCCCTGTTATCGCTGCTTCGTCGGCGATGCCTTTGACGCCGACGATTGCGACACCTGCGCCGAGCTGGGCGTGCTCGGCGCGATGGCGGGGATCGCCGGCAGTTTCGCGACGATGGAGGCGATCCGCGCGCTCGTCGGCTTCGGCGACGACGCGGCGGGCAAGCTCCACATCTTCGATGGGCTCAAGCCCGCGATGCGCACCGTGCGGATCGCGAAGGATCCGGCTTGCCGGGGTTGTTCCGGTCAGGGCTGA
- the dprA gene encoding DNA-processing protein DprA: MPAPRDAVARLRLIRSDNIGPITYFQLLARFGSAQAAIDAIPDLAARGGGRAPKLAPAGQAEREIETAERLGARHLFLGQPAYPALLAELETAPPALIAKGDTTLLDRPAVAMVGARNASAAACRFARQLAGALGEAGQAVVSGLARGIDTAAHDGSLATGTIAVIAGGIDIFYPPENEERQRAIAERGLLLAEQPPGIEPRARHFPYRNRIIAGLAQGTVVVEAAPKSGSLITARLAAEFGREVMAVPGSPLDPRAQGCNLLIREGATLVQTAEDVIEALSPIHPRPFRQRKQDYAAPAASADADEVTRRTVADLLGPTPVPVDELIRQSGRSPAEVQTVLLELELAGRLERHAGGRVSLA; encoded by the coding sequence ATGCCGGCGCCGCGCGACGCCGTCGCCCGGCTGCGCCTGATCCGGTCCGACAATATCGGGCCGATCACCTATTTCCAGCTCCTCGCCCGCTTCGGTTCGGCGCAGGCGGCGATCGACGCCATCCCCGATCTCGCCGCGCGCGGCGGCGGCCGCGCGCCGAAGCTCGCCCCCGCCGGTCAGGCCGAGCGCGAAATCGAAACGGCCGAGCGGCTGGGCGCGCGGCACTTGTTCCTCGGCCAGCCCGCCTATCCGGCGCTGCTCGCCGAGCTGGAAACCGCGCCGCCCGCCTTGATCGCGAAGGGCGACACCACGCTCCTGGATAGGCCCGCCGTCGCCATGGTCGGCGCGCGCAACGCGTCAGCCGCGGCCTGCCGCTTTGCCCGCCAGCTCGCCGGCGCGCTGGGCGAGGCGGGGCAGGCGGTCGTCTCCGGCCTGGCGCGCGGCATCGACACGGCCGCGCATGACGGATCGCTGGCGACCGGCACGATCGCGGTGATCGCCGGCGGCATCGACATCTTCTACCCGCCCGAGAATGAGGAGCGGCAGCGCGCGATCGCCGAGCGCGGCCTGCTGCTCGCCGAGCAGCCGCCCGGCATCGAGCCGCGCGCCCGCCACTTCCCCTATCGCAACCGGATCATCGCCGGGCTGGCGCAGGGGACGGTGGTGGTCGAGGCCGCGCCCAAGTCCGGCTCGCTGATCACCGCCCGGCTCGCCGCCGAATTCGGCCGCGAGGTGATGGCGGTCCCCGGCTCCCCGCTCGATCCGCGCGCGCAGGGCTGCAACCTGCTGATCCGCGAGGGCGCGACCCTGGTCCAGACTGCCGAGGACGTGATCGAGGCGCTGAGCCCGATCCACCCGCGCCCCTTCCGCCAGCGCAAGCAGGATTATGCCGCTCCGGCGGCCTCCGCCGACGCCGACGAGGTCACCCGCCGCACCGTCGCCGACCTGCTCGGGCCGACCCCGGTGCCGGTGGACGAATTGATCCGCCAGTCCGGCCGCTCACCCGCCGAGGTACAGACCGTGCTGCTGGAGCTGGAACTGGCCGGCCGGCTGGAGCGGCACGCGGGAGGGCGGGTCAGTCTCGCTTAG
- a CDS encoding class I SAM-dependent methyltransferase: MDKVSFGHEDVAPEEKTRRVRGVFSSVASSYDLMNDLMSGGQHRLWKDAFVRKVRPRAGEAILDMAGGTGDIAFRMARSGAAITVADINPEMLAVGRERAEKRGIEGLAWSEQNAERLGFADRSFDAYTIAFGIRNVTDISAALREAHRVLTTGGRFYCLEFSQTRWPGFATLYETYSRRIVPKIGKAVAKDEDSYRYLIESIERFPDMATFARMIGTAGFGNVKAEPILGGLVAIHSGWKI, translated from the coding sequence ATGGACAAGGTTTCTTTCGGCCATGAGGACGTGGCGCCAGAGGAAAAGACCCGCCGGGTGCGCGGCGTCTTCTCTTCCGTCGCGTCCAGCTACGATCTGATGAACGATCTCATGTCGGGCGGCCAGCACCGGCTGTGGAAGGACGCGTTCGTCCGCAAGGTGCGCCCGCGCGCCGGCGAGGCGATCCTCGACATGGCCGGCGGCACCGGCGACATCGCCTTCCGCATGGCACGCTCGGGCGCCGCGATCACGGTCGCGGACATCAACCCGGAAATGCTCGCGGTCGGTCGCGAGCGCGCGGAGAAGCGCGGCATCGAGGGCCTCGCCTGGTCCGAGCAGAATGCCGAGAGGCTGGGCTTCGCGGACAGGAGCTTCGATGCCTATACGATCGCGTTCGGCATCCGGAACGTGACCGACATTTCCGCCGCGCTCCGGGAAGCCCATCGCGTGCTGACGACCGGCGGGCGCTTCTATTGCCTGGAATTCTCTCAGACCCGCTGGCCGGGCTTCGCGACGCTCTACGAAACCTATTCCCGCCGGATCGTGCCGAAGATCGGCAAGGCCGTCGCGAAGGACGAGGACAGCTATCGCTACCTGATCGAATCGATCGAGCGCTTTCCGGACATGGCGACGTTCGCGCGGATGATCGGGACGGCGGGTTTCGGCAATGTGAAGGCCGAGCCGATCCTCGGCGGCCTCGTCGCCATCCACAGCGGCTGGAAGATTTGA
- the coaBC gene encoding bifunctional phosphopantothenoylcysteine decarboxylase/phosphopantothenate--cysteine ligase CoaBC: MHGKKILLIVGGGIAAYKACELVRLIRKAGGSVRCVLTKGGAQFVTPMTLAALSEQQVFTDLFDLKDEAEMGHIQLSREADLVVVAPATADLLAKMAAGIADDLATTLLLATDKRVIAAPAMNVRMWEHAATRRNVAQLRAYGVTVLEPDEGEMACGEYGPGRLPEPEAILAAIGHELGAPDPLADQPDFAPDAPLAGRHVIVTAGPTHEPIDPVRVLANRSSGKQGFAIAGALAALGARVTLVAGPVHQPTPSGVARVDVETAREMAEAVGAALPADAAVMVAAVADWRVEPVATKIKKGPDGPPGLPLVENPDILAELAVSPRRPRLLIGFAAETDNVVGNARAKRERKGADWILANDVSGDVMGSADNRVHLVTAEGVEDWAEAPKTEIARKLAQRIAVALED, translated from the coding sequence ATGCACGGCAAGAAAATCCTCCTGATCGTCGGCGGCGGGATCGCGGCCTACAAGGCGTGCGAGCTGGTGCGGCTGATCCGCAAGGCGGGCGGCAGCGTACGCTGCGTGCTGACGAAGGGCGGCGCGCAGTTCGTGACGCCGATGACGTTGGCGGCGCTTTCGGAGCAACAGGTGTTCACCGACCTGTTCGACCTCAAGGACGAGGCCGAGATGGGTCATATCCAGCTCAGCCGCGAGGCGGATCTCGTGGTCGTCGCGCCGGCCACCGCCGATCTGCTCGCGAAGATGGCCGCGGGCATTGCCGACGATCTCGCCACCACCTTGCTCCTCGCTACCGACAAGCGGGTGATCGCCGCGCCGGCGATGAACGTACGGATGTGGGAGCATGCGGCGACGCGGCGAAACGTCGCGCAGCTCCGCGCCTACGGCGTCACCGTGTTGGAACCCGACGAGGGTGAGATGGCGTGCGGCGAATATGGGCCGGGGCGGCTGCCCGAACCGGAGGCGATCCTGGCGGCGATCGGACACGAGCTTGGCGCGCCCGATCCGCTCGCCGACCAACCCGATTTCGCGCCGGATGCGCCGCTGGCCGGGCGCCACGTCATCGTCACCGCCGGGCCGACGCACGAGCCGATCGATCCGGTGCGCGTGCTCGCCAATCGGTCCTCCGGAAAGCAGGGTTTCGCGATCGCCGGCGCGCTGGCCGCGCTCGGGGCGCGCGTCACCCTGGTCGCGGGACCGGTGCACCAGCCAACGCCGTCGGGCGTGGCGCGGGTCGATGTCGAGACGGCGCGCGAGATGGCCGAAGCGGTCGGGGCCGCCCTCCCTGCCGATGCCGCCGTCATGGTCGCCGCCGTCGCGGACTGGCGGGTCGAGCCGGTCGCGACCAAGATCAAGAAGGGGCCGGACGGCCCGCCCGGCCTGCCGCTCGTCGAAAATCCCGACATTCTCGCCGAACTCGCCGTGTCGCCCCGGCGCCCGCGCCTTCTGATCGGCTTCGCGGCGGAAACCGACAATGTCGTCGGCAACGCGCGGGCGAAGCGGGAGCGCAAGGGGGCGGACTGGATCCTCGCCAACGACGTCTCGGGAGACGTGATGGGGAGCGCCGACAACCGGGTCCACTTGGTCACCGCCGAAGGCGTCGAGGACTGGGCCGAGGCGCCCAAGACCGAAATCGCCCGCAAGCTCGCGCAGAGGATCGCCGTCGCACTGGAGGACTAG
- a CDS encoding DoxX family protein yields the protein MRHDWLFLTPATRFGDHALLALRWLTGAFLVWEMWFNISNPATMARVVDYFAANGFAWPHFFGPLSAWAQFLIGIALILGLATRWAGLALAFNFVVGMVMVHLDDTFRQQWPALALLFTGLLLAAWGGGRYALDARMNWPPLLLSRLERLRDVALLALRLVTGTFLVHGVWDNITSAERMREFADFLAAHGFAWPHLMAPLSVYAQLFIGIALIAGLATRWIGLLLAFNFVIAVTMVHWEQGFRDWWPAIVLVAFGFLFATIGAGRYAADNLLERRTAT from the coding sequence ATGCGGCACGATTGGTTGTTCCTAACGCCGGCGACGCGCTTCGGCGATCATGCTCTGCTGGCGTTGCGCTGGCTCACCGGCGCCTTCCTCGTCTGGGAAATGTGGTTCAACATTTCGAACCCGGCAACGATGGCGCGGGTCGTCGACTATTTCGCCGCCAACGGGTTCGCCTGGCCGCACTTTTTCGGACCGCTTTCGGCCTGGGCACAGTTCCTGATCGGCATCGCGCTGATCCTCGGCCTCGCCACGCGCTGGGCGGGGCTGGCGCTCGCCTTCAATTTCGTCGTCGGCATGGTCATGGTCCATCTCGACGACACGTTCCGCCAGCAATGGCCGGCGCTGGCGCTGTTGTTCACCGGACTGCTGCTCGCCGCCTGGGGCGGCGGACGTTATGCGCTGGACGCCCGGATGAACTGGCCGCCGTTGCTGCTCTCCCGCCTTGAAAGGCTGCGGGACGTCGCGCTGCTCGCGCTGCGACTGGTGACCGGCACCTTTCTTGTCCACGGCGTCTGGGACAACATCACCTCCGCCGAACGTATGCGCGAGTTCGCTGACTTCCTGGCTGCGCACGGTTTCGCCTGGCCGCATCTGATGGCGCCGCTTTCGGTTTACGCGCAGCTGTTCATCGGTATCGCGCTGATCGCCGGCTTGGCGACGCGCTGGATCGGCCTGCTGCTCGCGTTCAACTTCGTCATCGCCGTGACGATGGTGCATTGGGAGCAGGGTTTCCGCGACTGGTGGCCGGCGATCGTGCTGGTCGCGTTCGGTTTCCTCTTCGCAACCATCGGGGCGGGGCGCTATGCAGCGGACAACCTGCTGGAGCGACGAACCGCCACATGA
- a CDS encoding FKBP-type peptidyl-prolyl cis-trans isomerase, which translates to MIRSMFVAASLAAIPAGVIAQEPAPAPNPANADWHFQYLNRLDPAEGWRRTVSGVRYRKISGTAAGPRPTVEDTVTIHYVGTFIDGTEFDSSVARGEPATFPLQRLIRGWQDGVPLMAVGDRYEFAIPYTLAYGPTGRGPIPAGATLLFTIELIAIAAQP; encoded by the coding sequence ATGATCAGGTCCATGTTCGTCGCCGCTTCGCTCGCGGCCATCCCGGCCGGCGTGATCGCGCAGGAGCCGGCGCCGGCGCCGAACCCGGCCAATGCCGACTGGCATTTCCAGTATCTCAACCGGCTCGACCCCGCCGAGGGCTGGCGCCGGACGGTGAGCGGAGTGCGCTATCGCAAGATCAGTGGTACCGCCGCGGGCCCTCGCCCCACTGTCGAGGATACGGTGACGATCCATTATGTCGGCACCTTCATCGACGGCACCGAGTTCGACAGCTCGGTCGCGCGCGGCGAGCCGGCCACCTTCCCGCTGCAACGCCTGATCCGCGGCTGGCAGGACGGCGTGCCGCTGATGGCGGTGGGCGACCGCTACGAATTCGCCATCCCCTACACGCTCGCCTACGGCCCGACCGGCCGTGGCCCGATCCCCGCCGGCGCGACCTTGCTGTTCACCATCGAGCTGATCGCGATCGCCGCTCAGCCCTGA
- the dut gene encoding dUTP diphosphatase → MIQIELKRLPHGEGLPLPAYATAHAAGMDVVAAEDVTLAPGARHAVATGFAIAIPEGYEVQVRPRSGLALKHGITCLNTPGTIDADYRGEVKVILANLGAASFEVARGERIAQLVPAAVTQAAFAEVAELSETARGSGGFGSTGR, encoded by the coding sequence ATGATCCAAATCGAACTCAAGCGCCTGCCCCATGGCGAGGGCCTGCCCCTCCCCGCTTACGCCACCGCCCATGCCGCCGGCATGGATGTCGTCGCGGCAGAGGACGTGACGCTCGCGCCCGGCGCGCGCCATGCGGTCGCCACCGGCTTCGCCATCGCCATCCCCGAAGGCTATGAGGTGCAGGTGCGCCCGCGCTCCGGCCTCGCGCTGAAGCACGGCATCACCTGCCTCAACACGCCCGGCACGATCGATGCCGACTATCGCGGCGAAGTGAAGGTGATCCTCGCCAATCTCGGCGCCGCGTCGTTCGAGGTGGCGCGCGGCGAGCGGATCGCGCAGCTCGTGCCGGCGGCGGTCACGCAGGCGGCGTTCGCGGAGGTCGCGGAGCTGAGTGAGACGGCGCGGGGCAGCGGGGGCTTCGGCTCGACGGGGCGATGA
- the plsY gene encoding glycerol-3-phosphate 1-O-acyltransferase PlsY, producing the protein MLLGYVLGSIPFGLLLTRFAGLGDVRDIGSGNIGATNVLRTGRKGLAAVTLILDAAKGAAAVLIAQAIWPDANLGGVAGIAAFLGHLYPVWLRFRGGKGVATMIGIVAALLWPAALIVVAVWLLALAVSRRSSVGGMSGALAAPVATFVLGRLDLTILFLGFALLILWTHRANIARLIDGTEPRVGKARG; encoded by the coding sequence TTGCTGCTCGGCTATGTCCTGGGCTCGATCCCGTTCGGCCTCCTCCTCACCCGCTTCGCCGGACTGGGCGACGTGCGCGACATCGGGTCGGGCAATATCGGCGCGACCAACGTGCTGCGCACCGGCCGCAAGGGGCTGGCCGCCGTGACCCTCATCCTCGATGCCGCGAAGGGCGCCGCCGCCGTGCTGATCGCGCAGGCGATCTGGCCGGATGCCAATCTGGGCGGGGTGGCGGGCATCGCCGCCTTTCTCGGCCATCTCTATCCGGTCTGGCTGCGCTTCAGGGGCGGCAAGGGCGTGGCGACGATGATCGGCATCGTCGCGGCCCTGCTCTGGCCGGCGGCCTTGATCGTGGTGGCGGTGTGGCTGCTCGCGCTGGCCGTCAGCCGCCGCTCCTCGGTCGGCGGGATGAGCGGGGCCCTCGCCGCGCCTGTCGCAACTTTCGTTCTGGGCCGGCTCGATCTCACCATCCTGTTCCTGGGCTTCGCCCTGCTCATCCTGTGGACGCATCGCGCCAATATCGCCCGCCTGATCGATGGGACGGAGCCCAGGGTCGGAAAGGCGCGGGGCTGA
- the topA gene encoding type I DNA topoisomerase, whose product MKLVVVESPAKAKTIEKYLGGGYRVLASYGHVRDLPPKDGSVDPDAGFAMEWEPYADKAKQLKAIADEAKKADALILATDPDREGEAISWHVQEVLAKKKALPAHVERVTFNAITKSAVTEAMAHPRALDENLIDAYRARRALDYLVGFTLSPVLWRKLPGAKSAGRVQSVALRLIVDREREIELFRPQEYWSVTATLEADGTEFLARLVRYKSEKIDRLTIGDEGTALAARKAVEEGRFTVASVETKPLTRNPPPPFTTSTLQQEAARKLGLSASITMRLAQNLYEDGAITYMRTDGVQMAQEAISAARRAVADRYDAGYVPDKPRHYETKAKNAQEAHEAIRPTDFSRERAGSGDHARLYDLIWKRALASQMASARLERTTAELTDGTGQHALRATGQVVIFPGFLALYEEGRDDAEDEDSRRLPRLKDGDVPAKKGVAAEQHFTQPPPRYSEASLVKKMEELGIGRPSTYASILQTLKDRDYVRLEKNRFFPEESGRLVTAFLERFFERYVSYDFTAHLEDELDDISGGRAQWQQVLEAFWRDFKPKTGEVMESKPSEITAALDEFLSPYLFPDKDNGSDPRLCPLCGTGRLGLRGGRFGAFVACSNYPECKFTRRFGQGDQAGADSGPQVLGQDPETGEDVTLRSGRFGPYFQLGEGKEAKRASLPKDVPAAEADLEIALKFLSLPRAVGDHPETGKPITASIGRYGPYLAHDGKYAKLGSTAEVFEVGMNAAVAKLADAANGGGRARGSREPLKVLGPHPRTEAEIRLMEGRFGPYVTDGTTNATLPKTLAPDQLTLEEAAQLIDDRAAKGPAKGRGRKAPAKKTPAKKTGAKKAPARGKK is encoded by the coding sequence ATGAAGCTGGTCGTCGTCGAATCGCCCGCCAAGGCGAAAACCATCGAGAAGTATCTGGGCGGCGGCTATCGGGTGCTCGCCTCCTACGGCCATGTCCGCGATCTGCCGCCGAAGGACGGGTCGGTCGATCCCGACGCCGGCTTCGCGATGGAATGGGAGCCCTATGCGGACAAGGCGAAGCAGTTGAAGGCCATCGCCGACGAGGCGAAGAAGGCCGACGCGCTGATCCTCGCCACCGATCCGGATCGCGAGGGCGAGGCGATTTCCTGGCACGTGCAGGAGGTGCTGGCGAAGAAGAAGGCGTTGCCCGCCCATGTCGAGCGGGTGACGTTCAACGCGATCACCAAATCCGCCGTGACCGAGGCGATGGCGCACCCACGCGCGCTCGACGAGAATCTGATCGACGCCTATCGCGCCCGCCGCGCGCTCGATTATCTGGTCGGCTTCACCCTTTCGCCGGTGCTGTGGCGCAAGCTGCCCGGCGCTAAGTCGGCGGGGCGGGTCCAGTCCGTGGCGTTGCGCCTGATCGTCGATCGCGAGCGCGAGATCGAGCTGTTCCGCCCGCAGGAATATTGGTCGGTCACCGCCACGCTGGAGGCGGACGGCACGGAATTCCTCGCCCGGCTGGTCCGCTACAAGAGCGAGAAGATCGATCGCCTGACGATCGGCGATGAAGGCACCGCGCTGGCCGCCAGGAAGGCCGTTGAGGAAGGGCGGTTCACCGTCGCCTCGGTCGAGACCAAGCCGCTCACCCGCAACCCGCCGCCGCCCTTCACCACCTCGACCCTGCAGCAGGAGGCGGCGCGCAAGCTCGGCCTGTCGGCCAGCATCACGATGCGGCTCGCCCAGAATCTCTACGAGGACGGCGCGATCACCTATATGCGGACCGATGGCGTGCAAATGGCGCAGGAAGCGATTTCCGCCGCCCGCCGCGCGGTCGCCGATCGCTACGACGCCGGCTACGTGCCGGACAAGCCGCGTCATTACGAAACCAAGGCGAAGAATGCGCAGGAAGCGCACGAGGCGATCCGCCCGACCGATTTCTCCCGCGAGCGCGCCGGCTCGGGCGATCATGCCCGGCTCTACGATCTGATTTGGAAACGCGCGCTGGCCAGCCAGATGGCTTCGGCCCGGCTGGAGCGTACCACCGCCGAGCTGACCGACGGCACCGGCCAGCACGCGCTGCGCGCCACCGGCCAGGTCGTGATCTTCCCCGGCTTCCTCGCGCTCTACGAAGAGGGCAGGGATGACGCGGAGGACGAGGACAGCCGCCGCCTGCCGCGCCTGAAGGACGGCGACGTGCCGGCGAAGAAGGGCGTCGCCGCCGAGCAGCATTTCACCCAGCCGCCGCCGCGCTACTCCGAAGCCTCGCTGGTCAAGAAGATGGAGGAGCTCGGCATCGGACGGCCCTCCACCTACGCCTCGATCCTCCAGACGCTGAAGGACCGCGACTATGTCCGGCTGGAGAAGAACCGCTTCTTCCCGGAGGAGAGCGGTCGGCTGGTGACGGCCTTCCTGGAGCGCTTCTTCGAGCGTTACGTCTCCTATGATTTCACCGCCCATCTCGAGGACGAGCTGGACGACATTTCCGGCGGGCGGGCGCAATGGCAGCAGGTGCTCGAGGCCTTCTGGCGCGATTTTAAGCCGAAGACCGGCGAGGTTATGGAGAGCAAGCCTTCCGAGATCACCGCCGCGCTCGACGAATTTCTCTCGCCCTATCTGTTTCCGGACAAGGACAACGGGTCCGATCCGCGCCTCTGTCCGCTTTGCGGCACCGGCCGGCTGGGGCTGCGCGGCGGTCGTTTCGGCGCCTTCGTCGCCTGCTCCAATTATCCGGAGTGCAAGTTCACTCGCCGCTTCGGCCAGGGCGATCAAGCCGGGGCGGACAGCGGCCCGCAGGTGCTGGGGCAGGATCCGGAGACGGGTGAGGATGTCACGCTCCGCTCCGGCCGTTTCGGCCCCTATTTCCAGCTCGGCGAGGGCAAGGAGGCGAAGCGCGCCTCGCTGCCCAAGGACGTGCCGGCGGCGGAGGCCGATCTGGAGATCGCGCTCAAATTCCTGTCGCTGCCGCGCGCCGTGGGCGATCATCCCGAGACGGGCAAGCCGATCACCGCAAGCATCGGCCGCTACGGCCCCTATCTCGCCCATGACGGCAAATATGCGAAGCTGGGCTCGACCGCCGAGGTGTTCGAGGTCGGCATGAACGCGGCGGTCGCCAAGCTCGCCGACGCGGCCAATGGCGGCGGCCGGGCGCGCGGCTCGCGCGAGCCGCTGAAGGTGCTCGGGCCGCATCCGCGCACCGAGGCGGAGATCAGGCTGATGGAAGGGCGCTTCGGTCCCTATGTGACCGACGGCACCACCAATGCGACCCTGCCCAAGACGCTGGCGCCCGATCAGCTCACGCTGGAGGAGGCGGCGCAGCTCATCGACGATCGCGCCGCCAAGGGGCCGGCCAAAGGACGGGGCCGCAAGGCGCCCGCGAAGAAGACGCCTGCAAAGAAGACGGGCGCGAAGAAGGCGCCGGCAAGGGGGAAGAAATGA
- the ubiB gene encoding 2-polyprenylphenol 6-hydroxylase, translating into MTSPAVHVWRLLKWGRVLARHGALRGIERDPNTPPPVRRLCRIARLGARVPKVPTYAEAFEAIGPAAIKLGQALATRPDLVGEEAARDLSRLQDRLPPAPYETIRAAIEQGLGRPIESMFQSIDPEPVGAASIAQVHRAVTTEGRQVAIKVLRPNIEEDFAQAIETYEWAAAQVEGMGGEAARLRPRLVIATFRQWTNRELDLRQEAASASELRENLVAEEGFFVPEIDWSRTARRVMTLEWIDGIKLTNRAALIEAGHDLKALAQILVRAFLRQAVVDGFFHADLHQGNLFALPDGRLAAIDFGIMGRINRQARIWLAEILYGLITANYRRVAEIHFEAQYVPGHHNIDEFATALRAVGEPMRGLPAKDVSIGQMMDGLFKITRDFDMPTQPHLLLLQKTMVMEEGVATALDPDINMWETAEPFLTEWVRSELGPEARVADEIVRTVRLIRKLPDLIRRIDHYYPPPGAAPPAPPLPEVMVVRPLSFLRHFVTAAIGAAAGAAAVLLLS; encoded by the coding sequence TTGACCTCCCCTGCGGTTCATGTCTGGCGGCTGCTGAAATGGGGCCGGGTGCTGGCGCGGCACGGGGCGCTGCGCGGGATCGAGCGCGACCCGAACACGCCGCCCCCGGTGCGTCGCTTATGCCGGATCGCGCGGCTGGGCGCCCGGGTGCCGAAGGTGCCGACTTATGCCGAAGCCTTCGAGGCGATCGGCCCGGCCGCGATCAAGCTCGGCCAGGCGCTCGCCACCCGCCCCGATCTGGTCGGCGAGGAGGCGGCGCGCGATCTCTCGCGCCTGCAGGACCGTCTGCCCCCCGCCCCGTACGAGACGATCCGCGCGGCGATTGAGCAGGGTCTCGGCCGGCCGATCGAGTCGATGTTCCAGAGCATCGATCCCGAGCCGGTCGGCGCCGCCTCGATCGCGCAGGTCCACCGCGCCGTCACGACCGAAGGGCGGCAGGTGGCGATCAAAGTGCTGCGCCCGAACATCGAGGAGGACTTCGCCCAGGCGATCGAGACCTATGAGTGGGCGGCGGCGCAGGTCGAAGGCATGGGCGGCGAGGCGGCGAGGCTCCGACCCCGCCTCGTCATCGCCACCTTCCGGCAATGGACCAACCGCGAGCTCGACCTGCGGCAGGAGGCGGCTTCCGCCTCGGAATTGCGCGAGAATCTGGTCGCCGAGGAAGGCTTCTTCGTTCCCGAGATCGACTGGAGTCGCACCGCCCGCCGGGTGATGACGCTGGAATGGATCGACGGCATCAAGCTGACGAACCGCGCGGCGCTGATCGAGGCCGGCCATGACCTGAAGGCGCTGGCGCAAATCCTGGTTCGGGCTTTCCTGCGCCAGGCGGTCGTTGACGGCTTCTTCCATGCCGATCTGCATCAGGGCAATCTGTTCGCGCTGCCGGACGGGCGGCTGGCGGCGATCGATTTCGGCATCATGGGCCGGATCAACCGCCAGGCGCGGATCTGGCTCGCGGAAATCCTCTACGGCCTGATCACAGCCAATTACCGCCGCGTCGCCGAAATCCATTTCGAGGCGCAATATGTGCCCGGCCACCACAATATCGACGAGTTCGCCACCGCATTACGCGCGGTGGGCGAGCCGATGCGCGGGCTGCCGGCCAAGGATGTGTCGATCGGCCAGATGATGGACGGCCTGTTCAAGATCACCCGCGATTTCGACATGCCGACCCAACCCCATCTGCTGCTGCTGCAGAAGACCATGGTGATGGAGGAAGGCGTCGCCACCGCGCTCGATCCCGACATCAACATGTGGGAGACGGCCGAGCCCTTCCTGACCGAATGGGTGCGGAGCGAGCTGGGGCCGGAGGCGCGCGTGGCCGACGAGATCGTGCGCACCGTGCGGCTGATCCGCAAGCTGCCCGACCTCATCCGCCGCATCGATCATTACTACCCGCCGCCCGGCGCCGCGCCGCCCGCGCCGCCATTGCCGGAAGTGATGGTCGTGCGGCCCCTCAGCTTCCTGCGCCATTTCGTGACGGCCGCGATCGGCGCGGCGGCTGGCGCGGCGGCGGTTCTGCTCCTAAGTTGA